The Deltaproteobacteria bacterium GWC2_65_14 genome window below encodes:
- a CDS encoding chorismate synthase translates to MSRFRFHTAGETHGPALVSVVEGLPAGLSVRTEEVNRQLARRQAGYGRGERMRIERDEVEILSGVRFGKTLGGPVSMLIRNRDWENWREKMSREGDGKGIAPLDTARPGHADLPGVLKFDHRDVRNVLERASARETAARVAAGTLARLLLREFTVDIAGHVLSIGKVRVRDGIPGVWERAVEAEGSGLRMADPEAAERAERAIDRAKRKGSTVGGVVEVIARGVPPGLGSFASWDLRLDGLLAKAVMSIPAIKGVEIGGGMGVALRFGNEVHDEIFPGAGKGERFHGGFRMPFHRRTNRAGGIEGGMTNGSPVVVRAAMKPIPTQAVPLRTVRIGSWRRTSAHRERSDVCAVPACSVVAESMVAIVLAGAFLGKFGGDSMREIQYNYAGYLRRAGFR, encoded by the coding sequence TTGTCCCGGTTTCGGTTCCACACGGCGGGGGAGACGCACGGCCCGGCGCTCGTGAGCGTCGTCGAGGGGCTTCCCGCGGGATTGTCCGTCCGCACGGAGGAGGTGAACCGCCAGCTCGCAAGGCGGCAGGCCGGGTACGGTAGGGGGGAGCGGATGCGGATCGAGCGGGACGAGGTGGAGATCCTCTCGGGGGTCCGTTTCGGGAAGACCCTCGGGGGCCCCGTCTCGATGCTGATCCGGAACCGCGACTGGGAGAACTGGCGGGAGAAGATGTCCCGGGAGGGGGACGGGAAAGGGATCGCCCCGCTCGACACCGCCAGGCCGGGGCATGCGGATCTGCCCGGGGTTCTCAAATTCGACCACCGGGATGTACGGAACGTGCTGGAGAGAGCCAGCGCGAGGGAAACGGCCGCCAGGGTCGCCGCCGGGACGCTGGCGAGGCTCCTCCTTCGGGAGTTCACGGTGGATATCGCGGGGCACGTGCTCTCCATCGGGAAGGTCCGCGTCCGCGACGGGATCCCGGGCGTGTGGGAACGGGCCGTGGAAGCGGAGGGGAGCGGCCTGCGCATGGCGGACCCGGAGGCGGCGGAACGGGCGGAGCGGGCGATCGACCGGGCGAAGCGGAAGGGCTCCACGGTCGGAGGGGTCGTGGAGGTGATCGCACGGGGGGTTCCTCCGGGGCTCGGTTCGTTCGCCTCCTGGGACCTTCGGCTCGACGGGCTGCTGGCCAAGGCGGTGATGAGCATCCCCGCGATCAAGGGAGTGGAGATCGGCGGCGGGATGGGGGTCGCGCTCCGGTTCGGGAACGAGGTGCACGACGAGATCTTTCCGGGAGCGGGCAAGGGGGAACGGTTCCACGGGGGATTCCGCATGCCGTTCCACCGCAGGACGAACCGGGCAGGCGGGATCGAGGGAGGGATGACGAACGGGTCGCCGGTCGTCGTCCGCGCGGCGATGAAGCCGATTCCCACCCAGGCCGTGCCTCTGCGGACCGTCCGGATCGGAAGCTGGCGCCGGACCTCCGCGCACCGGGAGCGAAGCGACGTGTGCGCCGTGCCGGCCTGCTCGGTCGTCGCCGAATCGATGGTCGCCATCGTCCTCGCCGGCGCCTTTCTCGGAAAATTCGGGGGCGATTCGATGCGGGAAATCCAATATAATTATGCGGGCTACCTGCGCAGGGCCGGGTTCCGATGA
- a CDS encoding 3-dehydroquinate synthase — protein MHPEILTVSLGDRAYDIFFGSRIYSLFQEWICRFYPGGSVFVVTDRNVNAIYGDDIRNWLIGIAHEVLPLSPGEEGKSWEQVREIYSFFARHGAGRDSLVVAFGGGVVGDMAGFAAATFLRGIPYVQIPTTLLSQVDSSVGGKTGFNLREGKNLVGAFHQPRAVFIDETFLLTLDERNLRSGMAEVLKCALAGDGTLLGLLEGHGEKWRAMPARDWRTMVRAAVAFKAAVVERDERESSARRVLNLGHTVGHALEQASGYSRLLHGEAVAMGLAWELLFSRRQGVTPPEVTDRAIRLLLAFGFSLDDPDIPLSSIASAVGMDKKRVVAEIEMPLVTAAGDSELRRIPVALLRGELPDIRSEIREILRARTSAAAAGPDPLRAEDGVPLPEEIVALEQRVVDDPRNLPAMLLLADAYRRAGNGPGAWEMAKEALQQYPSDPRAQRAARRIEQEFGGAFPAQPEEESPPLEDMLILEEGAFELRPADVPEAGDGEEIVREGPPAGPPPVRTITMADVYWKQGRRREALEIVEGILEKHPADPRALAWKESNRPEEPADRERGSTQSVRETAPVIRRLHLFLQTIAKEYGYVLS, from the coding sequence ATGCATCCGGAGATCCTGACGGTCTCGCTGGGCGACAGGGCCTACGACATCTTTTTCGGAAGCCGCATCTATTCCCTCTTCCAGGAGTGGATCTGCCGCTTCTATCCGGGCGGCTCGGTCTTCGTGGTCACGGACCGCAACGTCAACGCGATCTACGGGGACGATATCCGGAACTGGCTCATCGGGATCGCGCACGAGGTGCTCCCCCTTTCCCCAGGAGAGGAGGGGAAGAGCTGGGAGCAGGTCCGGGAGATCTATTCCTTTTTCGCGCGGCACGGGGCGGGGAGGGACTCGCTGGTCGTTGCGTTCGGCGGCGGGGTCGTCGGGGACATGGCCGGATTCGCGGCGGCCACCTTCCTCCGGGGGATCCCGTATGTGCAGATTCCCACGACCCTCCTCTCCCAGGTGGACAGCAGCGTCGGGGGAAAGACCGGGTTCAACCTCCGGGAGGGGAAGAACCTCGTGGGGGCGTTCCATCAGCCACGCGCGGTCTTCATCGACGAAACCTTCCTCCTGACCCTCGACGAGAGGAACCTTCGGTCCGGGATGGCCGAGGTGCTCAAGTGCGCCCTGGCCGGGGACGGTACGCTGCTCGGTCTTCTCGAAGGGCACGGGGAGAAGTGGAGGGCGATGCCCGCCCGGGACTGGAGGACGATGGTCCGCGCGGCCGTGGCGTTCAAGGCGGCGGTGGTCGAGCGGGACGAGAGGGAATCCTCGGCCCGGCGGGTCCTGAACCTCGGGCACACGGTCGGGCACGCTCTGGAGCAGGCCTCCGGCTATTCACGGCTCCTCCATGGAGAGGCGGTCGCGATGGGGCTGGCCTGGGAATTGCTCTTCTCCCGGCGACAGGGGGTCACGCCTCCCGAGGTGACCGACCGGGCGATCCGCCTGCTGCTGGCCTTCGGGTTTTCCCTCGACGATCCGGACATCCCGCTTTCGTCGATCGCCTCCGCCGTGGGGATGGACAAGAAGCGGGTCGTCGCGGAGATCGAGATGCCGCTGGTGACCGCGGCAGGGGATTCCGAGCTCCGCCGGATCCCCGTGGCTCTCCTGCGGGGGGAACTGCCTGACATCCGTTCGGAGATCCGGGAGATCCTGCGGGCACGGACGAGCGCTGCGGCCGCGGGACCGGACCCCCTCCGGGCGGAGGACGGCGTGCCGCTGCCGGAAGAGATCGTTGCCCTCGAACAGCGGGTCGTCGACGACCCGAGGAACCTTCCCGCAATGCTCCTCCTCGCGGATGCCTACCGGCGCGCCGGGAACGGACCGGGGGCCTGGGAGATGGCGAAGGAAGCGCTGCAACAGTATCCTTCCGATCCCCGGGCGCAACGGGCCGCGCGGCGGATCGAGCAGGAATTCGGGGGAGCCTTCCCGGCGCAGCCGGAAGAGGAATCCCCCCCGCTCGAGGATATGCTCATCCTGGAGGAAGGGGCCTTCGAACTGCGTCCGGCCGATGTCCCCGAGGCCGGGGACGGGGAGGAAATCGTCCGGGAGGGACCGCCGGCCGGGCCTCCCCCCGTCCGGACGATCACCATGGCGGACGTCTACTGGAAGCAGGGAAGACGACGGGAGGCGCTGGAGATCGTCGAGGGGATCCTGGAAAAACATCCGGCGGATCCCCGCGCCCTTGCGTGGAAGGAATCGAACCGGCCCGAAGAGCCGGCGGACCGGGAGCGGGGATCGACGCAGTCCGTCCGGGAGACTGCGCCGGTCATCCGACGGCTTCACCTCTTCCTCCAGACGATCGCGAAGGAGTACGGGTATGTCCTTTCGTGA
- a CDS encoding type II 3-dehydroquinate dehydratase, translated as MFVNGPNLNVLGTREPERYGRKTLEEIRREVAAAGRKEGAAVDFFQSNHEGEIVARLQEAAGSADGIVINPAGFTHTSVAIRDALIYSGLPSVEVHLSNPAGREPFRKVSMIEDVVVGRISGFGGFGYLLSLYALLDHLRKEEARGGA; from the coding sequence CTGTTCGTCAACGGCCCGAACCTGAACGTCCTGGGGACGCGGGAGCCGGAACGGTACGGAAGAAAGACCCTTGAGGAGATCCGGAGGGAGGTGGCCGCCGCGGGCCGGAAGGAGGGAGCCGCCGTGGACTTCTTCCAGTCCAACCACGAGGGGGAGATCGTCGCACGCCTGCAGGAGGCGGCCGGGTCGGCGGACGGGATCGTGATCAACCCCGCCGGCTTCACGCACACCAGCGTCGCGATCCGCGACGCCCTGATCTATTCCGGGCTTCCCTCCGTGGAGGTCCACCTGAGCAATCCCGCAGGGAGGGAGCCGTTCCGCAAGGTTTCCATGATCGAGGACGTGGTGGTGGGGAGGATTTCGGGTTTCGGCGGGTTCGGGTACCTCCTCTCCCTGTACGCCCTGCTCGATCACCTGAGGAAAGAAGAGGCCCGTGGCGGAGCGTAG
- a CDS encoding elongation factor P: MYTTTDFRNGLKIEFEGDPYVIVYFQHVKPGKGGAFVRTKLKNLKTGSVLEHTFRSGDKVSKPDLEERGMQFLYREGNAFHFMDTGSYEQIYLDEDHMGDAANYMIENLAVKILFFRGEPIGIDLPIFIALAISETEPGVRGDTVSGATKQAKLQSGAIVQVPLFLNEGDRVKVDTRTGTYIERA, translated from the coding sequence ATGTATACGACCACCGATTTCCGGAACGGCCTGAAGATCGAGTTCGAGGGGGATCCGTACGTCATCGTCTACTTCCAGCATGTCAAGCCGGGCAAGGGCGGCGCCTTCGTGCGGACGAAGCTGAAGAACCTCAAGACGGGGTCGGTGCTCGAGCATACCTTCCGAAGCGGGGACAAGGTGAGCAAGCCGGACCTCGAGGAGCGGGGGATGCAGTTCCTGTACCGGGAGGGGAACGCCTTCCATTTCATGGACACCGGCTCCTACGAGCAGATCTACCTCGACGAGGACCACATGGGCGACGCCGCGAACTACATGATCGAGAACCTCGCGGTCAAGATTCTCTTCTTCCGCGGAGAACCGATCGGGATCGACCTGCCCATCTTCATCGCGCTGGCGATCTCCGAAACGGAGCCCGGCGTGCGGGGCGACACGGTGAGCGGGGCGACCAAGCAGGCGAAGCTGCAATCCGGCGCGATCGTCCAGGTCCCCCTGTTCCTGAACGAGGGGGACCGGGTGAAGGTGGACACCCGGACCGGAACCTACATCGAGAGAGCCTGA
- a CDS encoding acetyl-CoA carboxylase, biotin carboxyl carrier protein, with protein sequence MNVKEIREILELLKGTDVSELEVSRGENVLKVRRGAVLEPRPLPASRPASEPPQPPPAPAAPPKPETPPKAAAKEVVSPIVGTFYRAPAPDAAPFVEVGMRVTKGQILCIVEAMKIMNQIESDASGTVVAILVENAQPVAYGQSLFHISVE encoded by the coding sequence ATGAACGTCAAGGAGATCCGGGAAATCCTGGAGCTGTTGAAAGGGACCGATGTGTCCGAGCTGGAGGTCTCCCGCGGGGAGAACGTGCTGAAGGTCCGCCGGGGTGCGGTCCTGGAGCCGCGGCCCCTTCCGGCATCCCGTCCGGCTTCCGAGCCCCCCCAGCCTCCGCCGGCCCCCGCGGCGCCCCCGAAGCCCGAGACTCCCCCGAAGGCCGCGGCCAAGGAGGTCGTCTCCCCGATCGTGGGGACCTTCTACCGTGCTCCCGCTCCGGATGCCGCGCCCTTCGTCGAGGTCGGGATGCGGGTCACGAAGGGGCAGATCCTCTGCATCGTGGAGGCGATGAAGATCATGAACCAGATCGAGTCCGATGCGAGCGGGACCGTGGTGGCGATCCTCGTCGAGAACGCGCAGCCCGTCGCCTACGGCCAGTCGCTGTTCCACATCTCGGTGGAGTAG
- a CDS encoding acetyl-CoA carboxylase biotin carboxylase subunit, producing the protein MIHKVLIANRGEIAVRIIRTCREMGIKTVAIFSTADKDAMHVKMADQSVCVGPPPSAESYLNVPSILSAIETTDADSVHPGYGFLAENPAFAEICENYGVKFIGPSSEAIRLMGDKVQARRAVRKVKIPTVPGSDGAISEDEEGLRIAKEIGFPVIIKAAAGGGGRGMKIVHSPASFINAFLTAQSEALSAFGVPDVYIEKYFEQSRHVEVQIMADRFGSVVHLGDRDCSVQRRHQKLIEEAPAPFLPTRLRNRVRKAAVDAATAVRYNNVGTVEFLYVPDGEFYFLEMNTRIQVEHPVTEMITGVDIVREQIRIADGKKLRFDQKGIQFRGHSIECRINAEDPETFIPSPGRIESCIFPGGFGIRVDTAIYPGYTVPPTYDSLLGKLVVHGEDRNEAIQRMVRALDELRIDGVKTTVKFHKRIMSAPDFTEGRLWTNFTGKQG; encoded by the coding sequence GTGATCCACAAGGTGCTCATCGCCAACCGGGGGGAGATCGCGGTCCGCATCATCCGGACCTGCCGGGAGATGGGAATCAAGACGGTGGCGATCTTCTCCACCGCGGACAAGGATGCCATGCACGTGAAGATGGCGGACCAGTCCGTTTGCGTGGGGCCGCCCCCCAGCGCCGAGAGCTACCTCAACGTTCCCTCCATCCTCAGCGCGATCGAGACCACAGACGCCGATTCCGTGCATCCCGGATACGGATTCCTCGCGGAGAATCCCGCGTTCGCCGAGATCTGCGAAAACTACGGCGTGAAGTTCATCGGACCCTCCTCGGAGGCGATCCGCCTGATGGGGGACAAGGTCCAGGCGCGAAGGGCGGTGCGCAAGGTCAAGATTCCCACCGTGCCCGGCAGCGACGGGGCGATCTCCGAGGACGAAGAGGGTCTCCGCATCGCGAAGGAGATCGGATTCCCCGTGATCATCAAGGCGGCGGCGGGCGGCGGCGGGCGCGGGATGAAGATCGTCCACTCCCCGGCCTCCTTCATCAACGCCTTTCTCACGGCGCAGTCGGAGGCGCTGTCCGCGTTCGGGGTTCCGGACGTCTATATCGAGAAGTATTTCGAGCAATCCCGGCATGTCGAGGTGCAGATCATGGCCGACCGGTTCGGCAGCGTCGTGCACCTCGGAGACCGGGACTGCTCCGTGCAGAGGCGCCACCAGAAGCTGATCGAGGAGGCGCCCGCGCCCTTCCTCCCGACCCGGCTGCGGAACCGTGTGCGCAAAGCGGCGGTGGATGCCGCGACGGCGGTGCGATACAATAACGTGGGGACGGTGGAGTTCCTCTACGTTCCCGATGGGGAATTTTATTTTCTGGAGATGAACACGCGCATCCAGGTGGAGCATCCGGTCACGGAAATGATCACCGGCGTGGACATCGTCCGCGAGCAGATCCGGATCGCCGACGGGAAGAAGCTCCGGTTCGACCAGAAAGGGATCCAGTTCCGCGGCCACAGCATCGAGTGCCGGATCAACGCGGAGGATCCGGAGACCTTCATCCCGAGCCCGGGACGGATCGAGTCGTGCATCTTCCCCGGGGGGTTCGGGATCCGCGTGGACACCGCCATCTACCCGGGATACACCGTTCCCCCGACCTACGATTCGCTCCTCGGGAAACTGGTGGTCCACGGGGAGGACCGGAACGAGGCGATCCAGCGGATGGTGAGGGCGCTCGACGAGCTGCGGATCGACGGGGTGAAGACCACCGTGAAATTCCACAAGCGGATCATGAGCGCCCCGGACTTCACGGAAGGCCGGCTCTGGACGAACTTCACGGGCAAACAGGGATGA